From Vanessa cardui chromosome 11, ilVanCard2.1, whole genome shotgun sequence, the proteins below share one genomic window:
- the LOC124533822 gene encoding serine/arginine repetitive matrix protein 2 isoform X4, whose protein sequence is MYNGIGLETPRGSGTNGYVQRNWASVRKTKDTVNYRTEDDIAKLDCASNKQPNQEILDHERKRKIEVKCAELEDTLEEQGLPKEEIAARVAAFRAKLAEAGSGEKDVPRDEFGRVTVRETHAVAEAQQEKNARLRDAFGISPRFVEGTSLDPERRARDEAQKYPLVRTPSHEREDRDTHVAKKKKKRSATPEAKKSKKKKSKKNKKEKQESSKKKKKRSKSPNTESSSSSEAADSDSSSEDERQKKKKKKSSSRRRASGAPSSRESSPVKQVKEKQLERPHEYQENNARKKNRDREERHQRHDEQTRNTRQVDSSRRRDDRSRSVERRSSPEYRRRDERRSPVYKQKSYVEKVDRRRESSRDESDRARPPKQSKRDRHRSPSESDVEEPPQKKSDKRDKRLARQSSESPPPEKRRRKSVSPNNKKREGSQYNRRDKSKEELRQQKESKRARRSESPEYKSRRNDDYRKHDEEFNKRSKTDSDRNYKENRNESSKRRRNRSSSRERTETYKEHREQSSASKYKKRDSRQEPETYYKNTRYNRSPSSDTEAETPQKPKDTKVTNSKSRHNKERNESPSKERRRRSPSVEYARNETPDRRPAERKGDKKKSSSKTIENKTKKKSPTPVERCRRTTRSRSKSTSIERRNSKKEKQKSNTPIIKSKVVSERRISPRPEQKDRNDKDRSSRKESHKGHSRSRSKNRSRSTSSLSYSPARRSPERYRDIIEKLPEKDKRKYIKSPSDLQPKKKKIKEVTETYKPKAVCMRSSSSEMEDSEDDFLRLDDRARQEELDFKELNRLKEKLAQMAKASIERKRNEESNGPSTSHTREEKVEEDKPKNESPVVVEKVDTPKVNNKSPEKNETPKKDSPVNVESSPEAKKRGRSKSRRSWSRSTRRSRTRSRSRGKSSRSRSRSRSRSRTPSRSSRSRSRSYSSSRRSRSSRSSSYSSRSSSRSSRSSSRSTRSSRTMTGVYADYRRSSGTRSRSPSIPRRAGSPSFLDRRRITSAPIIDLTYTSKKYKYRRR, encoded by the exons GTTGCCTAAGGAGGAGATAGCTGCACGGGTCGCGGCGTTCAGAGCGAAACTAGCTGAAGCCGGGAGCGGGGAGAAAGATGTTCCGAGGGATGAATTCGGAAGAGTAAC CGTGCGCGAAACCCACGCGGTAGCGGAGGCTCAACAAGAGAAGAATGCGCGACTCAGGGACGCTTTCGGTATATCGCCGCGCTTCGTCGAGGGGACGAGTTTGGATCCAGAGCGGAGGGCGAGGGATGAGGCGCAGAAGTACCCCCTCGTGAGGACACCGAGCCATGAGAGGGAGGATCGGGATACGCACGTAgctaagaagaagaagaaaagaag TGCGACACCGGAAGCTAAAAAATCAAAGAAGAAAAAATCCAAGAAGAATAAGAAAGAAAA ACAAGAGTCCagcaagaagaagaagaagcgTTCGAAGTCACCTAATACAGAGAGTTCCAGCAGTTCAGAGGCAGCCGACAGTGATTCCAGCTCAGAGGATGAACGACAAAAGAAAAAGAAG AAAAAGTCGAGTAGCAGACGACGTGCCAGCGGCGCACCATCGAGCCGTGAAAG CTCGCCAGTTAAGCAAGTCAAAGAGAAACAACTAGAACGTCCACACGAATATCAAGAGAATAATGCTCGTAAAAAGAATCGTGACCGCGAAGAACGCCATCAGAGGCACGACGAACAAACTCGAAATACCCGACAAGTTGATTCTAGTAGACGCAGAGATGACAGAAGTCGGTCGGTGGAACGGAGATCATCGCCAGAATACAGAAGACGGGACGAACGCAGATCAccagtatataaacaaaaatcatatgTAGAAAAAGTCGATAGGAGAAGAGAATCTTCAAGAGATGAGTCAGATCGAGCGAGGCCTCCTAAACAATCTAAACGTGATCGTCATCGGTCGCCGTCTGAGTCCGATGTTGAAGAACCGCCCCAGAAAAAATCTGACAAAAGAGATAAAAGACTAGCGAGACAATCGAGCGAATCACCGCCTCCAGAGAAAAGACGACGGAAGAGCGTATCACCTAACAACAAGAAGAGAGAAGGAAGTCAATATAATAGAAGAGATAAATCAAAAGAGGAACTTCGACAACAAAAAGAAAGTAAAAGGGCAAGAAGAAGTGAGTCGCCAGAATACAAAAGCAGGCGAAATGATGATTACCGAAAACACGACGAAGAATTTAACAAACGAAGCAAAACTGATAGTGACAGAAACTACAAGGAAAATCGAAATGAATCGTCAAAACGAAGAAGGAATCGCAGCTCATCAAGAGAGAGGACAGAAACTTATAAAGAACATAGAGAACAATCGTCAGCTAGTAAATACAAAAAGAGAGACTCTCGTCAAGAGCCAGAAACGTATTACAAGAATACCAGATATAACCGATCTCCTTCGTCTGATACGGAAGCGGAGACGCCTCAAAAGCCAAAAGACACTAAAGTGACTAATAGCAAGTCACGTcataataaagaaagaaatgaATCTCCATCGAAAGAAAGACGCAGACGGAGTCCTTCGGTAGAATACGCAAGAAATGAAACTCCAGATCGAAGACCCGCTGAGCGAAAAGGTGACAAGAAGAAATCCAGTtctaaaacaattgaaaacaaaacgaaaaagaAGTCCCCGACGCCCGTAGAGAGATGTCGTAGAACAACACGCAGTAGATCTAAGTCTACTTCGATAGAACGGaggaattcaaaaaaagaaaaacaaaaaagtaatacccCGATCATAAAATCCAAAGTAGTATCAGAAAGACGTATTTCACCCAGACCAGAACAAAAGGATAGGAATGATAAAGATCGAAGTTCCCGCAAGGAATCTCACAAAGGGCACTCTAGATCGCGTTCGAAAAATCGGAGTCGTAGCACGTCCAGTCTTAGTTACTCGCCGGCGCGTCGCAGTCCCGAAAGGTATCGTGACATCATAGAAAAACTACCCGAAAAGGATAAAAGGAAATACATAAAGTCGCCGTCAGATCTTCAAccgaagaaaaagaaaataaaggaGGTGACCGAAACGTACAAACCAAAAGCTGTCTGTATGAGAAGTTCGTCGAGTGAAATGGAAGATTCTGAGGATGATTTTTTAAGACTAGATGATCGAGCTCGTCAGGAGGAACTGGACTTTAAAGAACTAAATAGATTAAAAGAGAAACTAGCTCAAATGGCAAAGGCTTCAATAGAGCGAAAACGAAATGAAGAATCTAACGGCCCGTCGACGTCACACACTCGCGAAGAAAAGGTCGAGGAAGATAAACCTAAAAACGAAAGTCCAGTCGTAGTCGAGAAAGTGGACACTCctaaagttaataataagaGTCCAGAAAAAAACGAGACTCCCAAAAAGGATAGTCCAGTAAATGTCGAAAGTTCCCCGGAAGCAAAGAAACGAGGTAGGAGTAAGTCACGGCGAAGTTGGTCGCGTTCGACACGACGGTCGCGAACACGATCACGATCAAGAGGCAAGTCGTCGCGATCGCGGTCACGGTCAAGGTCTCGTTCGAGAACACCGTCGCGATCATCTCGTTCAAGATCTCGATCCTATTCGTCATCGAG GCGTTCCCGCTCAAGTCGCTCCAGCTCCTACAGTAGCAGAAGTTCATCGAGATCGTCTCGCAGCTCATCTCGGTCAACGCGCTCGTCAAG AACAATGACGGGCGTGTACGCCGATTACCGTAGATCGAGCGGGACGCGCTCCCGATCGCCCTCGATACCTCGCCGCGCTGGATCGCCGAGCTTCTTGGATAGGAGGCGAATCACGAG CGCGCCCATAATAGATCTCACATATACATCAAAGAAATACAAGTATCGAAGAAGATGa
- the LOC124533822 gene encoding serine/arginine repetitive matrix protein 2 isoform X8 produces the protein MYNGIGLETPRGSGTNGYVQRNWASVRKTKDTVNYRTEDDIAKLDCASNKQPNQEILDHERKRKIEVKCAELEDTLEEQGLPKEEIAARVAAFRAKLAEAGSGEKDVPRDEFGRVTVRETHAVAEAQQEKNARLRDAFGISPRFVEGTSLDPERRARDEAQKYPLVRTPSHEREDRDTHVAKKKKKRSATPEAKKSKKKKSKKNKKEKQESSKKKKKRSKSPNTESSSSSEAADSDSSSEDERQKKKKKKSSSRRRASGAPSSRESSPVKQVKEKQLERPHEYQENNARKKNRDREERHQRHDEQTRNTRQVDSSRRRDDRSRSVERRSSPEYRRRDERRSPVYKQKSYVEKVDRRRESSRDESDRARPPKQSKRDRHRSPSESDVEEPPQKKSDKRDKRLARQSSESPPPEKRRRKSVSPNNKKREGSQYNRRDKSKEELRQQKESKRARRSESPEYKSRRNDDYRKHDEEFNKRSKTDSDRNYKENRNESSKRRRNRSSSRERTETYKEHREQSSASKYKKRDSRQEPETYYKNTRYNRSPSSDTEAETPQKPKDTKVTNSKSRHNKERNESPSKERRRRSPSVEYARNETPDRRPAERKGDKKKSSSKTIENKTKKKSPTPVERCRRTTRSRSKSTSIERRNSKKEKQKSNTPIIKSKVVSERRISPRPEQKDRNDKDRSSRKESHKGHSRSRSKNRSRSTSSLSYSPARRSPERYRDIIEKLPEKDKRKYIKSPSDLQPKKKKIKEVTETYKPKAVCMRSSSSEMEDSEDDFLRLDDRARQEELDFKELNRLKEKLAQMAKASIERKRNEESNGPSTSHTREEKVEEDKPKNESPVVVEKVDTPKVNNKSPEKNETPKKDSPVNVESSPEAKKRGRSKSRRSWSRSTRRSRTRSRSRGKSSRSRSRSRSRSRTPSRSSRSRSRSYSSSRRSRSSRSSSYSSRSSSRSSRSSSRSTRSSSAPIIDLTYTSKKYKYRRR, from the exons GTTGCCTAAGGAGGAGATAGCTGCACGGGTCGCGGCGTTCAGAGCGAAACTAGCTGAAGCCGGGAGCGGGGAGAAAGATGTTCCGAGGGATGAATTCGGAAGAGTAAC CGTGCGCGAAACCCACGCGGTAGCGGAGGCTCAACAAGAGAAGAATGCGCGACTCAGGGACGCTTTCGGTATATCGCCGCGCTTCGTCGAGGGGACGAGTTTGGATCCAGAGCGGAGGGCGAGGGATGAGGCGCAGAAGTACCCCCTCGTGAGGACACCGAGCCATGAGAGGGAGGATCGGGATACGCACGTAgctaagaagaagaagaaaagaag TGCGACACCGGAAGCTAAAAAATCAAAGAAGAAAAAATCCAAGAAGAATAAGAAAGAAAA ACAAGAGTCCagcaagaagaagaagaagcgTTCGAAGTCACCTAATACAGAGAGTTCCAGCAGTTCAGAGGCAGCCGACAGTGATTCCAGCTCAGAGGATGAACGACAAAAGAAAAAGAAG AAAAAGTCGAGTAGCAGACGACGTGCCAGCGGCGCACCATCGAGCCGTGAAAG CTCGCCAGTTAAGCAAGTCAAAGAGAAACAACTAGAACGTCCACACGAATATCAAGAGAATAATGCTCGTAAAAAGAATCGTGACCGCGAAGAACGCCATCAGAGGCACGACGAACAAACTCGAAATACCCGACAAGTTGATTCTAGTAGACGCAGAGATGACAGAAGTCGGTCGGTGGAACGGAGATCATCGCCAGAATACAGAAGACGGGACGAACGCAGATCAccagtatataaacaaaaatcatatgTAGAAAAAGTCGATAGGAGAAGAGAATCTTCAAGAGATGAGTCAGATCGAGCGAGGCCTCCTAAACAATCTAAACGTGATCGTCATCGGTCGCCGTCTGAGTCCGATGTTGAAGAACCGCCCCAGAAAAAATCTGACAAAAGAGATAAAAGACTAGCGAGACAATCGAGCGAATCACCGCCTCCAGAGAAAAGACGACGGAAGAGCGTATCACCTAACAACAAGAAGAGAGAAGGAAGTCAATATAATAGAAGAGATAAATCAAAAGAGGAACTTCGACAACAAAAAGAAAGTAAAAGGGCAAGAAGAAGTGAGTCGCCAGAATACAAAAGCAGGCGAAATGATGATTACCGAAAACACGACGAAGAATTTAACAAACGAAGCAAAACTGATAGTGACAGAAACTACAAGGAAAATCGAAATGAATCGTCAAAACGAAGAAGGAATCGCAGCTCATCAAGAGAGAGGACAGAAACTTATAAAGAACATAGAGAACAATCGTCAGCTAGTAAATACAAAAAGAGAGACTCTCGTCAAGAGCCAGAAACGTATTACAAGAATACCAGATATAACCGATCTCCTTCGTCTGATACGGAAGCGGAGACGCCTCAAAAGCCAAAAGACACTAAAGTGACTAATAGCAAGTCACGTcataataaagaaagaaatgaATCTCCATCGAAAGAAAGACGCAGACGGAGTCCTTCGGTAGAATACGCAAGAAATGAAACTCCAGATCGAAGACCCGCTGAGCGAAAAGGTGACAAGAAGAAATCCAGTtctaaaacaattgaaaacaaaacgaaaaagaAGTCCCCGACGCCCGTAGAGAGATGTCGTAGAACAACACGCAGTAGATCTAAGTCTACTTCGATAGAACGGaggaattcaaaaaaagaaaaacaaaaaagtaatacccCGATCATAAAATCCAAAGTAGTATCAGAAAGACGTATTTCACCCAGACCAGAACAAAAGGATAGGAATGATAAAGATCGAAGTTCCCGCAAGGAATCTCACAAAGGGCACTCTAGATCGCGTTCGAAAAATCGGAGTCGTAGCACGTCCAGTCTTAGTTACTCGCCGGCGCGTCGCAGTCCCGAAAGGTATCGTGACATCATAGAAAAACTACCCGAAAAGGATAAAAGGAAATACATAAAGTCGCCGTCAGATCTTCAAccgaagaaaaagaaaataaaggaGGTGACCGAAACGTACAAACCAAAAGCTGTCTGTATGAGAAGTTCGTCGAGTGAAATGGAAGATTCTGAGGATGATTTTTTAAGACTAGATGATCGAGCTCGTCAGGAGGAACTGGACTTTAAAGAACTAAATAGATTAAAAGAGAAACTAGCTCAAATGGCAAAGGCTTCAATAGAGCGAAAACGAAATGAAGAATCTAACGGCCCGTCGACGTCACACACTCGCGAAGAAAAGGTCGAGGAAGATAAACCTAAAAACGAAAGTCCAGTCGTAGTCGAGAAAGTGGACACTCctaaagttaataataagaGTCCAGAAAAAAACGAGACTCCCAAAAAGGATAGTCCAGTAAATGTCGAAAGTTCCCCGGAAGCAAAGAAACGAGGTAGGAGTAAGTCACGGCGAAGTTGGTCGCGTTCGACACGACGGTCGCGAACACGATCACGATCAAGAGGCAAGTCGTCGCGATCGCGGTCACGGTCAAGGTCTCGTTCGAGAACACCGTCGCGATCATCTCGTTCAAGATCTCGATCCTATTCGTCATCGAG GCGTTCCCGCTCAAGTCGCTCCAGCTCCTACAGTAGCAGAAGTTCATCGAGATCGTCTCGCAGCTCATCTCGGTCAACGCGCTCGTCAAG CGCGCCCATAATAGATCTCACATATACATCAAAGAAATACAAGTATCGAAGAAGATGa
- the LOC124533822 gene encoding serine/arginine repetitive matrix protein 2 isoform X6 codes for MYNGIGLETPRGSGTNGYVQRNWASVRKTKDTVNYRTEDDIAKLDCASNKQPNQEILDHERKRKIEVKCAELEDTLEEQGLPKEEIAARVAAFRAKLAEAGSGEKDVPRDEFGRVTVRETHAVAEAQQEKNARLRDAFGISPRFVEGTSLDPERRARDEAQKYPLVRTPSHEREDRDTHVAKKKKKRSATPEAKKSKKKKSKKNKKEKQESSKKKKKRSKSPNTESSSSSEAADSDSSSEDERQKKKKKKSSSRRRASGAPSSRESSPVKQVKEKQLERPHEYQENNARKKNRDREERHQRHDEQTRNTRQVDSSRRRDDRSRSVERRSSPEYRRRDERRSPVYKQKSYVEKVDRRRESSRDESDRARPPKQSKRDRHRSPSESDVEEPPQKKSDKRDKRLARQSSESPPPEKRRRKSVSPNNKKREGSQYNRRDKSKEELRQQKESKRARRSESPEYKSRRNDDYRKHDEEFNKRSKTDSDRNYKENRNESSKRRRNRSSSRERTETYKEHREQSSASKYKKRDSRQEPETYYKNTRYNRSPSSDTEAETPQKPKDTKVTNSKSRHNKERNESPSKERRRRSPSVEYARNETPDRRPAERKGDKKKSSSKTIENKTKKKSPTPVERCRRTTRSRSKSTSIERRNSKKEKQKSNTPIIKSKVVSERRISPRPEQKDRNDKDRSSRKESHKGHSRSRSKNRSRSTSSLSYSPARRSPERYRDIIEKLPEKDKRKYIKSPSDLQPKKKKIKEVTETYKPKAVCMRSSSSEMEDSEDDFLRLDDRARQEELDFKELNRLKEKLAQMAKASIERKRNEESNGPSTSHTREEKVEEDKPKNESPVVVEKVDTPKVNNKSPEKNETPKKDSPVNVESSPEAKKRGRSKSRRSWSRSTRRSRTRSRSRGKSSRSRSRSRSRSRTPSRSSRSRSRSYSSSRRSRSSRSSSYSSRSSSRSSRSSSRSTRSSRSSGTRSRSPSIPRRAGSPSFLDRRRITSAPIIDLTYTSKKYKYRRR; via the exons GTTGCCTAAGGAGGAGATAGCTGCACGGGTCGCGGCGTTCAGAGCGAAACTAGCTGAAGCCGGGAGCGGGGAGAAAGATGTTCCGAGGGATGAATTCGGAAGAGTAAC CGTGCGCGAAACCCACGCGGTAGCGGAGGCTCAACAAGAGAAGAATGCGCGACTCAGGGACGCTTTCGGTATATCGCCGCGCTTCGTCGAGGGGACGAGTTTGGATCCAGAGCGGAGGGCGAGGGATGAGGCGCAGAAGTACCCCCTCGTGAGGACACCGAGCCATGAGAGGGAGGATCGGGATACGCACGTAgctaagaagaagaagaaaagaag TGCGACACCGGAAGCTAAAAAATCAAAGAAGAAAAAATCCAAGAAGAATAAGAAAGAAAA ACAAGAGTCCagcaagaagaagaagaagcgTTCGAAGTCACCTAATACAGAGAGTTCCAGCAGTTCAGAGGCAGCCGACAGTGATTCCAGCTCAGAGGATGAACGACAAAAGAAAAAGAAG AAAAAGTCGAGTAGCAGACGACGTGCCAGCGGCGCACCATCGAGCCGTGAAAG CTCGCCAGTTAAGCAAGTCAAAGAGAAACAACTAGAACGTCCACACGAATATCAAGAGAATAATGCTCGTAAAAAGAATCGTGACCGCGAAGAACGCCATCAGAGGCACGACGAACAAACTCGAAATACCCGACAAGTTGATTCTAGTAGACGCAGAGATGACAGAAGTCGGTCGGTGGAACGGAGATCATCGCCAGAATACAGAAGACGGGACGAACGCAGATCAccagtatataaacaaaaatcatatgTAGAAAAAGTCGATAGGAGAAGAGAATCTTCAAGAGATGAGTCAGATCGAGCGAGGCCTCCTAAACAATCTAAACGTGATCGTCATCGGTCGCCGTCTGAGTCCGATGTTGAAGAACCGCCCCAGAAAAAATCTGACAAAAGAGATAAAAGACTAGCGAGACAATCGAGCGAATCACCGCCTCCAGAGAAAAGACGACGGAAGAGCGTATCACCTAACAACAAGAAGAGAGAAGGAAGTCAATATAATAGAAGAGATAAATCAAAAGAGGAACTTCGACAACAAAAAGAAAGTAAAAGGGCAAGAAGAAGTGAGTCGCCAGAATACAAAAGCAGGCGAAATGATGATTACCGAAAACACGACGAAGAATTTAACAAACGAAGCAAAACTGATAGTGACAGAAACTACAAGGAAAATCGAAATGAATCGTCAAAACGAAGAAGGAATCGCAGCTCATCAAGAGAGAGGACAGAAACTTATAAAGAACATAGAGAACAATCGTCAGCTAGTAAATACAAAAAGAGAGACTCTCGTCAAGAGCCAGAAACGTATTACAAGAATACCAGATATAACCGATCTCCTTCGTCTGATACGGAAGCGGAGACGCCTCAAAAGCCAAAAGACACTAAAGTGACTAATAGCAAGTCACGTcataataaagaaagaaatgaATCTCCATCGAAAGAAAGACGCAGACGGAGTCCTTCGGTAGAATACGCAAGAAATGAAACTCCAGATCGAAGACCCGCTGAGCGAAAAGGTGACAAGAAGAAATCCAGTtctaaaacaattgaaaacaaaacgaaaaagaAGTCCCCGACGCCCGTAGAGAGATGTCGTAGAACAACACGCAGTAGATCTAAGTCTACTTCGATAGAACGGaggaattcaaaaaaagaaaaacaaaaaagtaatacccCGATCATAAAATCCAAAGTAGTATCAGAAAGACGTATTTCACCCAGACCAGAACAAAAGGATAGGAATGATAAAGATCGAAGTTCCCGCAAGGAATCTCACAAAGGGCACTCTAGATCGCGTTCGAAAAATCGGAGTCGTAGCACGTCCAGTCTTAGTTACTCGCCGGCGCGTCGCAGTCCCGAAAGGTATCGTGACATCATAGAAAAACTACCCGAAAAGGATAAAAGGAAATACATAAAGTCGCCGTCAGATCTTCAAccgaagaaaaagaaaataaaggaGGTGACCGAAACGTACAAACCAAAAGCTGTCTGTATGAGAAGTTCGTCGAGTGAAATGGAAGATTCTGAGGATGATTTTTTAAGACTAGATGATCGAGCTCGTCAGGAGGAACTGGACTTTAAAGAACTAAATAGATTAAAAGAGAAACTAGCTCAAATGGCAAAGGCTTCAATAGAGCGAAAACGAAATGAAGAATCTAACGGCCCGTCGACGTCACACACTCGCGAAGAAAAGGTCGAGGAAGATAAACCTAAAAACGAAAGTCCAGTCGTAGTCGAGAAAGTGGACACTCctaaagttaataataagaGTCCAGAAAAAAACGAGACTCCCAAAAAGGATAGTCCAGTAAATGTCGAAAGTTCCCCGGAAGCAAAGAAACGAGGTAGGAGTAAGTCACGGCGAAGTTGGTCGCGTTCGACACGACGGTCGCGAACACGATCACGATCAAGAGGCAAGTCGTCGCGATCGCGGTCACGGTCAAGGTCTCGTTCGAGAACACCGTCGCGATCATCTCGTTCAAGATCTCGATCCTATTCGTCATCGAG GCGTTCCCGCTCAAGTCGCTCCAGCTCCTACAGTAGCAGAAGTTCATCGAGATCGTCTCGCAGCTCATCTCGGTCAACGCGCTCGTCAAG ATCGAGCGGGACGCGCTCCCGATCGCCCTCGATACCTCGCCGCGCTGGATCGCCGAGCTTCTTGGATAGGAGGCGAATCACGAG CGCGCCCATAATAGATCTCACATATACATCAAAGAAATACAAGTATCGAAGAAGATGa